CAGCTTAAGAATCTTTAACACCATAATGCTGCATGCTTGGCGCCGGAGGCGGGAGGAGGTTCGTCACCTCACCGACCAGGTTGAGGACTACAAGAAGAGTGTAAGAATcattaatattacatttttcgattttttcatTATTCAATGACTATTATCCCCAAAGGCCGTCAAGAATCGCAGCCAGTTGCATGTCTACATTTCGCTTTTTTCCGTAGAGAAGCGTCGCAACGATACCCTTAATGATCAGCTTAGGCAATTCTATCGCGAAAATGCTCAGACGAAGCTCTCCTACGAGGAGCTGAGCCTAATTCTGATGCAGACCAGGACAGAGAAGGAGAAACTGGCCGAGGAGGTGGCAAGCAAGGATCGGGACATTGGGAACCTAGTGGAGATGCAGCAGTCCCTCAAGAGCGAACTTTTTAAGGTAAGTAGCCAGCAGCGGGAGCAGCTGGTGCAGTTGACCCAACTGCAACGCGACTACCAGGAGAGTAAGTCTGCTCAGGATGAGCTGGTCCGCCAGCTGGATCTACTCCAAATCGACCTGGCTCTCAAGCGGGACTTCATCGATCAGCTACGTGAGAACATGACCAAGCTGGAGGAACTGAAGCGGGGATCCGATGAGCAGTACAGGTGGGAAAACCCGAATCCCTTATGGATTATCATTTTACTACATCATTACCTTTAATTTAGCAATCTTCTCGAACAAACTTTAAAGCTGGAGCGTTCCATTGAGGAAAAGGAGGAACAATTGGTCACCCTCCAGAATTGTTTGGCCGCCACCCTGGGTCAGAGGATCCGGCAGTGCTTTGCCCAGAGTCAGGCCTACCAGCAGGCCACCTATCGCATGCTGCACTTTGTGGCCCACTATATGCTACCCGGTACTCCGCCACCGACACCTTCAATTCCAGGGGCGGTCAACCGACTGAAGGGTCTCTTCTCACGGGGCTCACAAAATGAGCCTGAGATTGCTGACTACGCAAAAGTCATGGAAGAGGTCGATAAAGACCTGGAACAAAATAGTTCCATCTAATATTTACTTCAAGTTTATGGTTTGTTCATTTGTTTAGAGTTCCGGTTGTTTCGGTTTTCAATATGTTTCCTTATGGTTAATATTGTTACTTAAATCTTTGTTGAGAGTGTTGTATAAAATGTACAAGCCAAGAATAgcaaatttttggaaattaacaAATACTTTATTCCTACAAATACTTTATGCCGTTGAGTTATCCAATTGCTATTGAATACATATTCGCCCTCAGGAAAGGGCCAGAATTTAATAATGTCATGCTGGAAAGCAAACTACCATCTTGTAGCCATATATAGTTATGTTGTGATTAACTGGAAAGGCGATATTTACCTG
This genomic stretch from Drosophila gunungcola strain Sukarami unplaced genomic scaffold, Dgunungcola_SK_2 000001F, whole genome shotgun sequence harbors:
- the LOC128261304 gene encoding LOW QUALITY PROTEIN: uncharacterized protein LOC128261304 (The sequence of the model RefSeq protein was modified relative to this genomic sequence to represent the inferred CDS: inserted 1 base in 1 codon), which codes for MWPKSPRIRQGNKTGLTAVPQKGSPRALYSKTLISGQAMKRRILGQRNMKKENAFVDKNDSQKPLNKIPKAVLLTPSSSDNSLTTSVSSSEKPNFTVMPKASLLREPTSLTPYLTLKRQQTASLINFRVRKSCSQMDFXEARRTGNYQLVAHVASSTKPVQEKPMDSAGDTGLQGNMAKMVLQDGTLIEGQMSFVVGPEQDARVASLRIFNTIMLHAWRRRREEVRHLTDQVEDYKKSAVKNRSQLHVYISLFSVEKRRNDTLNDQLRQFYRENAQTKLSYEELSLILMQTRTEKEKLAEEVASKDRDIGNLVEMQQSLKSELFKVSSQQREQLVQLTQLQRDYQESKSAQDELVRQLDLLQIDLALKRDFIDQLRENMTKLEELKRGSDEQYSNLLEQTLKLERSIEEKEEQLVTLQNCLAATLGQRIRQCFAQSQAYQQATYRMLHFVAHYMLPGTPPPTPSIPGAVNRLKGLFSRGSQNEPEIADYAKVMEEVDKDLEQNSSI